The proteins below are encoded in one region of Saccharomyces kudriavzevii IFO 1802 strain IFO1802 genome assembly, chromosome: 5:
- the YPT31 gene encoding Rab family GTPase YPT31 (similar to Saccharomyces cerevisiae YPT31 (YER031C) and YPT32 (YGL210W); ancestral locus Anc_3.521), whose product MSSEDYGYDYDLLFKIVLIGDSGVGKSNLLSRFTKNEFNMDSKSTIGVEFATRTLEIDGKRIKAQIWDTAGQERYRAITSAYYRGAVGALIVYDISKSSSYENCNHWLSELRENADDNVAVGLIGNKSDLAHLRAVPTEESKTFAQENQLLFTETSALNSENVDEAFEELINTIYQKVSKHQMDLGDSSTNGNVNGASAPNGPTISLTPTPNENKNGSGNNCC is encoded by the coding sequence ATGAGCAGTGAGGACTATGGGTATGACTACGACTTACTATTTAAAATCGTGCTGATCGGCGATTCTGGGGTAGGGAAATCTAATCTATTGTCAAGATTTACGAAGAACGAGTTCAATATGGATTCCAAATCCACCATTGGAGTTGAATTCGCTACCAGAACCTTGGAGATTGATGGTAAGAGGATTAAGGCGCAGATCTGGGATACTGCGGGCCAGGAACGTTATAGAGCTATCACTTCTGCTTATTATAGAGGGGCCGTCGGTGCCTTGATCGTTTACGATATCAGTAAATCAAGCTCATACGAGAACTGTAATCACTGGTTGTCAGAGCTAAGGGAAAACGCAGACGACAACGTCGCGGTAGGCCTCATCGGGAACAAGTCTGATTTGGCTCACTTACGTGCTGTACCTACAGAAGAGTCCAAGACTTTTGCTCAGGAGAACCAGCTGCTATTCACAGAAACGAGTGCCTTGAACAGTGAGAATGTTGACGAGGCCTTCGAAGAACTAATTAATACTATCTACCAAAAGGTCAGCAAGCACCAAATGGATCTTGGAGATTCCAGTACCAACGGAAATGTCAATGGTGCGTCTGCTCCAAATGGTCCAACAATTAGTCTGACACCAACTCCaaacgaaaacaaaaacgGCAGTGGGAATAACTGTTGCTAA
- the FIR1 gene encoding Fir1p (similar to Saccharomyces cerevisiae FIR1 (YER032W); ancestral locus Anc_3.522) — protein sequence MSLPVTPVKNSVYSAFSMEHEMNQDPSRDIPDPRQNGPTIPQINDMENHAVPRLGKKPQENTQSQVRFSIPDPNVLSQNSPLKIVFPKSENDIERKMSTSSLFMNSHGHLVDMHSKVLIDVPEEIWQFHHGRKMKSEKKHRRTRSDVKSNTSGNVKLSNHSRSRSLQSIIVDTMNTYRAVDADSTFNGNISNVSQVSPLNLSFDKPPLLTPEKHLYLTPESPLNRYHLPVPLEISLPPYLSPKNKHKQRNSLVYDGDGYSQFQESNTSLSTESSVEQPSSSYSEENNSIPYAHHDVSFELSNADPDKFLGIDENANVNLKIQKKNLKSPHHSKEKTCGRREEEDFFEKNESLKILSTPNKLIDIPDLERMTSPPSTGFNGTLKFFQQFEPHEEPASPNHSVNRKSQDNLDMSFKFPCDIAGNNIDKAPANRNSVNSNNEDFLKIDNSPVNQSFESRRQMLMDLQKSPTINDPRLHKHRRSRSVHNIDDTFLEFDATSTPPAPASAPILPVKDSTPYTSPEIPKRSPLRFKSSANSPDTSPNSQPPDNVSFQQEMSVPSIQIIADETTSREIESSIGYPESEDDQQHSSIKDADQSIAIIGEINDNLSVELFKPLSSFTSFSQPITNNKSTPLSQDLAGSVGKQPTYVTPHSVPFNVVSPKRQISNSDSSKSSSYNSEFSSNTAITDTTSQPSIAINRTALQQNLINNKQLKKNSGFCPPPKRDSYSFPRKKATPVKKGDLEFNTIYEKRDGKMVEVILLDEDEDISFKKDNNAPRPPTNQTQKTKDEQGKKRLSQHIEVLDMCEKTADEAKKIIYQLVNETTKYPEKEHSKKQIRSRVLPPLPFPLYDENGNSLIPNRYERHIHNDISSRCNQR from the coding sequence ATGAGCCTGCCTGTTACGCCGGTTAAGAACAGCGTATACAGTGCATTTTCGATGGAACATGAGATGAACCAGGATCCAAGCCGTGATATACCGGATCCGCGTCAAAATGGACCTACCATTCCTCAAATTAATGATATGGAAAATCATGCCGTACCGCGGCTAGGCAAGAAACCCCAGGAGAATACACAATCGCAGGTTCGATTCTCTATTCCAGATCCAAACGTGCTGTCGCAAAACTCCCCGCTAAAAATTGTGTTTCCCAAGAGTGAAAATGACATCGAACGGAAGATGTCCACCTCATCATTGTTTATGAACAGCCACGGCCATTTAGTCGACATGCACTCCAAAGTACTTATCGATGTCCCAGAAGAAATTTGGCAATTTCATCATGgtagaaaaatgaaaagtgaaaagaaGCATCGCAGAACCCGTTCTGACGTTAAATCCAATACAAGTGGGAATGTTAAATTGTCGAATCATTCCCGATCTAGATCCTTGCAGTCAATTATAGTGGATACAATGAACACATACCGCGCAGTCGATGCTGACTCCACTTTCAACGGCAATATAAGCAATGTTAGTCAAGTATCTCCATTGAATTTATCATTTGATAAACCTCCTCTTTTAACACCTGAAAAGCACTTGTATCTTACGCCTGAATCCCCGTTGAATAGATATCATCTGCCCGTGCCATTGGAAATATCTCTACCGCCCTACTTATCTCCAAAGAACAAGCATAAACAGAGAAACAGCTTAGTGTACGATGGAGACGGATACAgccaatttcaagaaagtaATACCTCATTGTCTACGGAATCATCTGTAGAACAGCCTTCATCGTCGTATTCAGAGGAAAACAATTCTATTCCATATGCCCATCACGACGTGTCCTTCGAATTGAGCAATGCCGATCCAGATAAGTTTCTTggaattgatgaaaatgccaatgtaaatttgaaaattcaaaagaagaacctGAAAAGTCCGCATCATAGCAAGGAGAAGACATGTGGGAGAcgtgaagaagaagatttttttgaaaaaaatgagtcTCTGAAGATTTTATCAACACCAAATAAACTAATAGACATCCCTGACTTAGAACGTATGACTTCTCCGCCAAGTACAGGTTTCAATGGCACCTTGAAGTTCTTCCAGCAATTCGAACCTCATGAAGAGCCAGCATCTCCAAATCACAGTGTTAACCGTAAATCACAGGACAACCTCGATATGTCATTCAAATTTCCCTGTGATATTGCTGGCAACAACATTGATAAAGCCCCTGCAAATAGGAATTCGGTGAACTCGAATAATGAAGACTTCCTAAAAATTGATAACTCGCCTGTAAACCAATCATTTGAGTCAAGAAGGCAAATGTTAATGGATTTGCAAAAATCACCCACAATCAATGATCCGAGATTGCATAAGCATAGGAGGAGTAGAAGCGTTCATAATATTGATGATACTTTCCTAGAGTTTGATGCAACGTCTACACCACCAGCTCCAGCATCAGCTCCAATACTTCCCGTTAAAGATTCTACTCCCTACACCTCACCTGAAATACCCAAAAGATCACCTCTGCGATTTAAATCTTCTGCGAATAGCCCAGATACGTCACCTAACAGCCAGCCACCTGACAACGTTTCCTTCCAGCAAGAAATGTCGGTCCCTTCGATTCAGATTATAGCAGATGAAACTACTTCGCGGGAGATAGAATCATCGATTGGATACCCAGAGAGCGAAGATGATCAACAACATTCCTCTATCAAAGACGCCGACCAATCTATTGCGATTATTGGTGAAATAAATGATAACCTATCGGTAGAGCTATTCAAACCGCTGTCTTCATTTACTTCATTCAGCCAACCAATAACGAACAATAAATCAACTCCTCTAAGTCAAGATCTTGCAGGCTCAGTGGGCAAGCAACCAACTTATGTGACTCCACATTCCGTTCCATTCAACGTTGTATCTCCCAAGAGACAAATATCAAATTCGGACAGCAGCAAATCCTCATCCTATAATTCTGAATTTTCCTCCAATACTGCTATTACAGATACGACATCCCAGCCTTCTATAGCGATTAACAGAACAGCTTTACAACAAAATCTtataaacaataaacaattaaaaaaaaatagtggATTCTGCCCTCCACCCAAAAGGGACAGTTATTCGTTTCCCAGGAAAAAAGCTACGCCTGTAAAGAAAGGTGATTTGGAGTTCAATACTATTTATGAGAAAAGAGATGGCAAAATGGTTGAGGTTATCCTattggatgaagatgaggacATaagcttcaaaaaagacaaCAATGCCCCACGACCACCAACTAATCAAACTCAAAAGACTAAAGATGAGCaagggaagaaaaggcTAAGTCAGCACATCGAAGTCTTAGATATGTGTGAAAAGACAGCAGATgaggcaaaaaaaatcatctaTCAATTGGTAAACGAAACCACTAAATAtccagaaaaagaacattcaaaaaagcaaattaGATCAAGAGTACTCCCACCATTACCTTTTCCGCTGTATGATGAAAACGGGAATTCCTTGATCCCAAATAGGTACGAAAGGCATATTCACAATGACATTTCATCTCGGTGTAAtcaaagataa
- the ZRG8 gene encoding Zrg8p (similar to Saccharomyces cerevisiae ZRG8 (YER033C); ancestral locus Anc_3.523) encodes MRSFIKAHKKSTSFDESPKRHSNFSTNTNNSSQRSSNDSLDFLPSTPSQMNYDNIPTTAKHSPGFESFHRLANKTSKLFKKTSNSNLNSHLTATSTVNSNPATSSTFILQNPPVKNVAPPLPVPPPLLPTSSTSSFSQHDNDVESAIPKKTSPTRDLNKATDPLPAIKGTITHSWGDAKVEPHVIILNDPASPASNTSDATSSKQFRHSLLGNENAISSTSSSNLEPAVRISNKNKSKQQEDDDDIDDEFPRKEQHIYNALALAKNRNRQARIHSHDDIINLGKASQMDMSLLAAAFSGNSITTINNDQSSNEQTDEKILDIERVTTASTLTSSETASLINKSPDFYSQPLTLSPKIRHGDLLSPPLKVNKNEEQSEGLTKKKVRINLEKKERKDIYSLENNSDEYPLNGTSKVYKVSDCDEETPDEEEEEGEDYDDDDDGDNESEFSFEYAGINVRTSSVKYYSKPEPAANVYIDDLYEDEIFDDDMNCIEDNESDVEGNDMNHLSAGFEEKSLINSKVKKYNDLFDLTDDEDDNEEQEESECIEKSRDDDYNDDYEDDAVLGEIIGDNELLPKSTTVKKPVHRYNDLFDLSDEDEEGESELESHMLSDEVSSRGSGSVLNGKPTPAIYSQSNKNVTMPEMKSIGNFSREENNSRNDTKHISITKASPELPTAKPKVKSFSDIFNIDDIESGIESDDDTRPSNINYLISNDSKCQAFLETASQENNLEPCISNYSHLRLPQTPAKILVTASGSAMCSETSAPTNDDDDDANSILRTPFQLIDPTHLNPLSCASPQFNTPPLPPPARSQSLKYHDLNCNLDSEVPRPMSNLFFIDEAEEDEYNQKNRIVDYDRYDIDEINGIPEDFNFSDSERDDSNSRGALKSPLRRGSRNRDTLLFSSVSSSFRGTHSFNGKLTINQGAKELSPMKNKIELTNKTVTFFNNSNNLYTYDSNSLSRKSSSQKRDNKYQMQAFSQNVEPSNVPPQQKQILNEPDEEDNDNYVISSTLPKTVTPTNSFNKPNPEFMNDYSLSPIQETSSSVQSSPRRI; translated from the coding sequence ATGCGATCCTTCATAAAGGCCCATAAGAAGTCCACGTCTTTTGACGAAAGTCCCAAACGACATAGCAACTTCAGCACCAATACTAATAATAGCTCTCAGAGGTCAAGTAATGATTCTTTGGATTTTCTACCCTCCACTCCATCACAAATGAACTATGACAACATACCTACAACAGCGAAGCACTCGCCTGGATTTGAGTCTTTTCATCGTTTAGCTAACAAGACTTCGAAGTTGTTCAAGAAGACTTCAAATTCGAATTTGAACTCCCATTTAACTGCTACTTCAACCGTCAATTCGAACCCAGCCACATCTAGCACATTCATCCTTCAGAATCCGCCTGTGAAGAATGTTGCACCGCCACTACCGGTGCCACCGCCACTTTTACCCACCTCTTCtacctcttctttttcgcAACACGACAATGATGTTGAATCTGCTATACCCAAGAAAACCTCTCCCACAAGAGATCTTAATAAAGCCACAGACCCCTTGCCTGCTATCAAGGGCACAATCACTCATTCCTGGGGCGACGCCAAGGTTGAACCGCATGTTATTATACTAAACGACCCTGCTTCCCCCGCATCAAATACATCTGACGCGACTTCATCTAAACAATTCAGACATTCATTACTTGggaatgaaaatgcaaTATCGTCTACATCATCGTCTAATCTGGAACCTGCCGTAAGgatatcaaacaaaaacaagagTAAGCAACAGgaagacgatgatgatataGACGACGAGTTTCCGAGGAAGGAACAGCATATTTATAATGCGCTAGCACTGGCCAAGAATAGAAATAGACAAGCAAGGATTCATTCTCATGACGATATAATAAACTTGGGAAAGGCTTCTCAAATGGACATGAGCTTACTAGCCGCGGCGTTCTCCGGAAATTCTATAACTACCATCAATAATGATCAATCTTCCAATGAGCAAACTGATGAAAAGATACTGGACATTGAAAGAGTAACTACTGCGTCTACTTTAACTTCCTCTGAAACCGCATCACTAATAAATAAATCCCCCGATTTTTATAGCCAGCCGCTCACCCTATCTCCCAAGATACGACACGGTGATTTATTATCACCACCTTTAAAAgtcaataaaaatgaagaacaaagTGAAGGTTTaactaagaaaaaagtaagaatCAATctagagaagaaagaaaggaaagacATATATTCCCTCGAGAATAATTCTGACGAATATCCCCTTAATGGAACCTCAAAGGTGTATAAAGTCAGTGATTGCGATGAAGAAACGCccgacgaagaagaagaagaaggagaagattatgatgatgatgatgatggtgacAACGAGTcggaattttcttttgaatatgCTGGCATAAATGTAAGAACATCATCCGTCAAGTATTATTCCAAACCAGAACCAGCGGCTAATGTCTACATAGACGATCTATATGAGGAcgaaatttttgatgacGATATGAACTGCATAGAAGATAATGAGAGCGATGTTGAGGGAAATGATATGAACCATTTGTCAGCCGGATTCGAAGAGAAATCCTTGATTAACAGTAAAGTTAAGAAGTATAATgatctttttgatttgaccgatgacgaagatgataatgaagaacAGGAAGAATCAGAGTGCATAGAGAAGAGCCGCGACGATGACTATAATGATGACTATGAGGATGATGCCGTTCTTGGTGAGATAATCGGTGATAACGAGTTGCTCCCAAAAAGTACAACAGTCAAGAAGCCCGTTCACAGATACAACGACCTCTTTGACTTGTCCGATGAAGACGAGGAGGGTGAGTCTGAACTGGAATCACATATGCTTTCGGATGAAGTTTCCAGTAGAGGCAGTGGTTCGGTATTGAATGGAAAGCCAACGCCAGCAATTTATAGTCAATCTAATAAAAATGTAACGATGCCGGAGATGAAATCAATTGGTAATTTTTCGcgggaagaaaataattcaaGAAACGATACTAAGCATATTTCTATTACAAAAGCGTCTCCCGAACTTCCTACCGCGAAGCCTAAAGTCAAATCATTTTCGGATATATTTAATATTGATGACATTGAAAGTGGCATTGAAAGCGATGATGACACTAGACCTAGCAATATCAATTACCTAATATCCAATGATTCGAAATGTCAAGCTTTTTTGGAAACTGCCTCACAAGAAAACAATCTAGAGCCATGCATTTCCAATTACTCTCATTTGCGACTGCCTCAAACACCCGCCAAGATTTTGGTAACCGCGAGCGGTTCAGCAATGTGTTCGGAAACTAGTGCACCCactaatgatgatgatgatgacgcTAATAGTATCTTAAGAACTCCTTTTCAACTCATAGACCCGACTCATTTGAATCCACTTTCTTGTGCGAGTCCGCAGTTCAACACCCCACCACTTCCGCCACCTGCAAGATCACAGTCGCTAAAGTACCATGACTTGAATTGTAATTTGGATTCAGAAGTCCCCAGACCAATGAGtaaccttttcttcattgatgaAGCTGAGGAGGACGAATATAATCAGAAGAATAGGATTGTGGATTATGACCGCTATGACATTGATGAGATCAATGGTATACCAGAggatttcaatttttcgGACTCTGAAAGAGACGATTCAAATAGTCGTGGTGCGCTGAAATCACCTTTACGACGTGGTTCTAGAAATAGAGATACTCTTCTGTTTTCGTCTgtgtcatcttcttttagGGGCACGCATAGCTTCAATGGTAAATTGACGATTAACCAGGGTGCCAAAGAATTATCtccaatgaaaaataagataGAACTGACTAACAAGACTGTCACATTCTTCAACAATAGCAACAATTTGTACACCTACGACAGTAACTCACTCTCTCGAAAGTCTTCATCCCAGAAGAGAGACAACAAATATCAAATGCAAGCTTTTTCTCAGAACGTCGAGCCTTCAAATGTTCCCCCTCAGCAGAAACAAATTCTAAATGAGccagatgaagaagataatgacAATTATGTGATCTCATCAACTTTACCGAAAACTGTTACTCCGACcaattcattcaataagCCTAACCCAGAATTTATGAACGATTATTCATTGAGTCCAATTCAGGAAACTTCATCTTCTGTTCAGAGCTCGCCAAGAAGGATATAG
- the SKDI05G1060 gene encoding uncharacterized protein (similar to Saccharomyces cerevisiae YER034W; ancestral locus Anc_3.532), whose amino-acid sequence MDAFSLKKDNRKKFQDKQKLKRKHATPSDRKYRVLNRQKEEEAATEEQEQEQPALESNEVRYYEDPSLALEDPRTAATSAEANRVLRGVLRNRLQQGDGNPGVDEAANTDALKIKDLKQMGVAELNRWLGRENATTTATAAAPPAAPHVESEQDPVSQKILSRSADLPEDLETDQDFLDGLL is encoded by the coding sequence atggATGCATTCAGCttaaagaaagataatCGAAAGAAGTTCCAGGACAAACAGAAACTGAAACGAAAGCATGCTACACCCAGCGATAGAAAATACCGGGTATTGAACCGCCAAAAGGAGGAGGAGGCCGCCACCGAGGAGCAAGAGCAAGAACAGCCTGCTCTGGAGTCTAACGAGGTCAGATACTACGAGGACCCATCGCTGGCGCTGGAGGACCCGCGCACCGCAGCGACCAGTGCAGAGGCGAACAGGGTGCTGAGGGGCGTCCTCAGAAACCGTCTTCAGCAGGGTGACGGCAACCCCGGGGTCGATGAGGCCGCCAACACCGATGCATTGAAGATCAAAGACCTCAAACAGATGGGTGTCGCTGAACTCAACCGTTGGCTTGGCCGGGAAAATGCAACAACAACGGCAACGGCGGCTGCGCCGCCGGCTGCACCACACGTGGAAAGTGAGCAGGATCCTGTTAGCCAGAAGATACTTTCTCGTTCGGCCGATCTACCGGAAGATCTAGAGACGGACCAAGATTTTTTAGATGGACTGCTCTAA
- the EDC2 gene encoding Edc2p (similar to Saccharomyces cerevisiae EDC2 (YER035W) and EDC1 (YGL222C); ancestral locus Anc_3.533): MGPDTKHFANIKILNKKSSPPTKEHIRPRKPQIIVPPAQNLPNGEKPNFGKSAKQHREPSERTSKARHDDAKATMVTVNIDAFLSDKSPKKNSSKNKKKKSKHHHNAAEVVDSKPHGAANAVFAGASFTTDIPHEAALPKPSFV, from the coding sequence ATGGGCCCCGATACAAAACACTTCGCAAACATCAAGATTCTTAACAAGAAAAGCTCACCTCCCACTAAGGAACACATCCGACCCAGGAAACCTCAAATTATAGTCCCACCAGCGCAAAACCTGCCCAACGGTGAGAAGCCAAACTTCGGCAAGTCTGCGAAGCAACACCGAGAACCCAGTGAACGCACTTCCAAGGCAAGACACGATGATGCCAAAGCGACGATGGTCACGGTCAACATAGATGCCTTTCTGAGCGATAAGTCCCCTAAAAAAAACTCGtccaagaataaaaagaaaaaatcaaaacacCACCACAACGCGGCGGAGGTGGTCGACTCCAAACCGCATGGAGCCGCCAATGCCGTGTTTGCTGGTGCTTCTTTCACGACTGATATCCCACATGAAGCAGCGTTACCCAAGCCTAGTTTTGTTTGA
- the ARB1 gene encoding ATP-binding cassette family ATPase ARB1 (similar to Saccharomyces cerevisiae ARB1 (YER036C); ancestral locus Anc_3.534) → MPPVSASKAKRDAKKAERDAKKTAAGKTIRKLGRKKDATVEESEVDAAAREIKMMKLQQDKDGLSDRVVTGVLSSLETSRDIKLSSVSLLFHGKVLIQDSGLELNYGRRYGLLGENGCGKSTFLKALATREYPIPEPIDIYLLDEPAEPSELSALDYVVTEAQNELKRIEDLVEKTILEDGPESEILEPLYERMDSLDPDTFESRAAIILIGLGFNKNTILKKTKDMSGGWKMRVALAKALFVKPTLLLLDDPTAHLDLEACVWLEEYLKRFDRTLVLVSHSQDFLNGVCTNMIDMRAQKLTAYGGNYDSYHKTRSELETNQMKQYSKQQEEIQHIKKFIASAGTYANLVKQAKSRQKILDKMEADGLIQPVAPDKIFSFRFPQVERLPPPVLAFDDISFHYESNPSENLYEHLNFGVDMDSRIALVGPNGVGKSTLLKIMTGELTPQSGRVSRHTHVKLGVYSQHSQDQLDLTKSALEFVRDKYSNISQDFQFWRGQLGRYGLTGEGQTVQMATLSEGQRSRVVFALLALEQPNVLLLDEPTNGLDIPTIDSLADAINEFNGGVVVVSHDFRLLDKIAQDIFVVEDKTATRWDGSILQYKNKLAKNVVL, encoded by the coding sequence ATGCCACCAGTATCTGCATCAAAGGCCAAGAGAGACGCTAAGAAAGCTGAAAGAGACGCTAAGAAAACTGCTGCAGGTAAGACCATTAGAAAGCTGGGTAGAAAGAAGGATGCTACTGTTGAAGAATCAGAGGTAGATGCCGCCGCTAGAGAAATCAAGATGATGAAGCTTCAACAAGATAAGGACGGTCTTTCGGACCGTGTTGTCACTGGTGTTTTGAGTTCATTGGAGACTTCCCGTGATATCAAATTGTCTTCTGTTTCCTTGCTGTTTCACGGTAAAGTTTTGATCCAAGACTCTGGTTTAGAATTAAACTACGGTCGTAGGTATGGTCTTTTGGGTGAAAATGGTTGTGGTAAGTCTACTTTCCTGAAGGCTCTTGCCACCAGAGAATATCCTATTCCCGAACCGAttgatatttatttattggACGAACCCGCGGAACCAAGTGAGTTATCTGCTTTAGATTACGTTGTCACCGAAGCCCAAaacgaattgaaaagaattgaagatttAGTCGAAAAAACCATCTTGGAAGATGGTCCTGAATCTGAGATATTGGAACCTCTATATGAAAGAATGGATTCTTTGGATCCTGACACCTTTGAATCGAGAGCCGCCATCATCCTGATCGGTTTGGGTTTCAACAAGAATactattttgaagaaaaccaagGACATGTCTGGTGGTTGGAAAATGCGTGTTGCCTTGGCAAAGGCTCTTTTTGTTAAACCAACCCTATTATTGTTGGATGACCCCACTGCACATTTGGACTTGGAAGCGTGTGTCTGGTTGGAAGAATACCTGAAAAGATTTGACAGAACTTTAGTTTTGGTGTCTCATTCTCAGGATTTCTTGAACGGTGTCTGTACCAACATGATCGACATGAGAGCTCAAAAATTAACCGCTTACGGTGGTAACTACGATTCTTACCACAAGACAAGATCCGAATTGGAAACCAATCAAATGAAACAATACAGTAAgcaacaagaagaaattcaacATATCAAAAAGTTTATTGCATCTGCCGGTACTTATGCTAACTTGGTGAAACAAGCTAAATCCAGACAAAAGATTTTGGATAAGATGGAGGCTGATGGTTTGATACAACCTGTGGCTCCCGACAAGATTTTCTCATTCAGATTCCCTCAGGTAGAAAGGTTGCCACCACCAGTTTTGGCATTCGACGACATTTCGTTCCACTATGAAAGCAACCCATCCGAAAACTTGTACGAACATTTGAACTTCGGTGTGGATATGGATTCGCGTATTGCTCTAGTCGGACCCAATGGTGTTGGTAAGTCCACattgttgaaaatcatGACCGGTGAGTTGACTCCACAATCTGGTCGTGTCTCTAGACACACACATGTCAAATTGGGTGTCTACTCGCAACATTCTCAAGATCAGCTGGACTTGACCAAATCCGCCCTGGAGTTTGTTCGTGACAAGTACTCCAATATTTCACAAGATTTCCAGTTCTGGAGAGGCCAACTAGGTCGTTACGGTTTAACCGGTGAGGGTCAAACTGTTCAAATGGCCACCTTATCAGAAGGTCAACGTTCCCGTGTTGTGTTTGCCCTGTTGGCTTTGGAACAACCAAATGTTCTACTATTGGATGAACCTACTAATGGTTTGGACATTCCAACCATCGACTCCCTGGCTGACGCCATCAACGAATTCAACGGTGGTGTCGTTGTCGTTTCGCATGATTTCAGATTATTGGACAAGATTGCCCAAGACATTTTCGTTGTCGAGGATAAGACCGCTACCAGATGGGACGGATCTATCTTGCAATATAAGAACAAATTGGCCAAGAACGTCGTTTTGTAG
- the PHM8 gene encoding bifunctional nucleotidase/lysophosphatidic acid phosphatase (similar to Saccharomyces cerevisiae PHM8 (YER037W) and SDT1 (YGL224C); ancestral locus Anc_3.536) has translation MTFAKDYRTLYRDQIKKQIRLNQEHLQSLTHLGSQINFEADPRKLPDPDSARKVFFFDIDNTLYKKSTKVQLLMQQSLSNFFKYELGFDDDEAERLIESYYEEYGLSVKGLIKNKQIDDVLQYNTFIDDSLPLQDYLKPDWKLRELLVNLKKKKLGKFDRLWLFTNSYKNHAIRCIKILGIADLFDGITYCHYDRPIEEEFICKPDPKFFETAKLQSGLPTFANAWFIDDNESNVETALSIGMDHVIHLIEDYQYDSENIITKDRTNKQQFSILKDILEIPLVMNVNVFHPSATAIKEMEEIEEEGETVNWSKQQINVQSS, from the coding sequence ATGACCTTCGCTAAAGATTACAGAACACTTTATAGAGATCAAATCAAGAAGCAGATACGACTAAATCAGGAGCATCTGCAAAGTTTGACTCACCTAGGTTCACAGATCAATTTCGAGGCGGATCCTCGGAAGCTACCGGATCCAGATTCTGCTCGAAAAgtgtttttcttcgataTCGATAACACATTGTACAAGAAATCTACAAAAGTACAATTGCTCATGCAACAGTCATTGtcgaatttcttcaaatacgAGTTAGGctttgatgatgacgaGGCAGAGCGCCTGATCGAATCATACTACGAGGAATACGGGTTGTCTGTGAAGGgtttaataaaaaataaacaaatcGATGATGTGTTACAATACAACACCTTTATTGATGATTCCTTGCCTTTGCAGGACTATTTAAAGCCCGACTGGAAATTAAGGGAGCTATTGGTaaatctgaaaaagaagaaattagGTAAATTCGATAGGCTGTGGCTCTTTACTAACTCATACAAAAACCACGCCATTAGGTGCATTAAGATATTAGGTATTGCCGACCTGTTTGATGGTATCACTTATTGCCATTACGATAGGCCTATTGAGGAAGAATTCATTTGCAAACCAgatccaaaatttttcgaGACGGCTAAGTTACAAAGCGGGTTGCCAACTTTTGCCAACGCTTGGTTTATCGACGATAACGAGAGCAACGTAGAAACTGCCTTAAGCATCGGGATGGATCATGTTATCCATTTgatagaagattatcagTACGATTCGGAAAACATTATCACAAAGGATCGCACAAATAAGCAACAGTTTTCCATATTGAAGGACATCCTCGAGATCCCATTGGTGATGAATGTTAACGTTTTCCACCCGTCGGCTACTGCCATAAAGGAGATGGAAGAGATCGAGGAAGAAGGAGAAACAGTCAATTGGTCTAAACAACAGATCAACGTCCAATCATCGTAA